Proteins encoded together in one Cydia pomonella isolate Wapato2018A chromosome 10, ilCydPomo1, whole genome shotgun sequence window:
- the LOC133522308 gene encoding ecdysone oxidase-like produces MDAASSVARVKSIQAAFQVLALLQMTAIYYPKQAIVQDGDRYSFIIVGGGSAGCVLANRLSEDSRFNVLLIEAGGDPPLESQLPGLMGYIPKTPQDWNYTEQYDKNRDIYQNNRVLPLTQGRMLGGGSSANYMYYVRGNPHDYNSWAHAVGDPSWDYKHVLQYFKKSEHMDDPSILSSKYRKFHGTSGYLHVTKQSYQEATTYLNMFHELGFKILIDVNGNEQLGYGEPSLTIAKGVRQSTAYSFLRPVKNRQNLHVLKHTLVTKILFDKFKNAIGVEALTEDDKVIKIIAEKEVIVTAGGFNSPKLLMLSGIGPKDHLESLGIKVISDLPVGQNLQDHTAALVAYKFKKASAPPQPQNYGTFPAISMAGYVALNKSQLYPDYQSICFHIPNDSSAAMTLCSFNFALDYNTCQSIYEAGKGREVLFCVQNLLNPRSRGKIELGSTDPKDQPMIFLRTYSEEEDLEKTVKAFEKLDEIRSSKYFMAVAGEIIDHRLPRCKGMVFGTREYWRCHVLSTRITMYHFSGACGMGRGRVVDPRLRVYGVKRLRVADSSTMHSVPSGNINAPVIMIAEKAADMIKEDNCI; encoded by the exons aTGGCGATCGTTACAGTTTCATAATAGTAGGTGGTGGAAGCGCGGGCTGCGTGCTCGCTAATCGATTATCTGAAGACAGCCGCTTTAACGTGCTCCTCATTGAGGCTGGTGGGGACCCGCCCCTCGAGTCACAG CTTCCGGGTCTGATGGGCTACATTCCAAAAACACCTCAAGACTGGAATTATACTGAGCAATATGACAAAAACCGGGATATTTACCAAAACAACCGTGTATTGCCATTGACACAAGGCAGAATGCTTGGTGGGGGGAGCAGTGCTAATTATATGTACTATGTGAGAGGAAATCCTCATGATTACAATTCTTGGGCACATGCCGTTGGAGATCCGTCCTGGGACTACAAACATGTCCTACAATACTTCAAAAAAAGTGAACATATGGATGATCCTAGTATCCTTAGctcaaaatatagaaaatttcatgGCACGAGCGGCTACCTACATGTAACAAAACAATCTTATCAAGAAGCTACTACATATCTTAATATGTTTCACGAACTAGGGTTCAAAATACTTATAGATGTTAATGGTAATGAGCAATTAGGTTATGGTGAACCTTCTTTGACTATTGCTAAAGGAGTGCGGCAGAGCACGGCCTATAGTTTCCTCAGGCCTGTCAAAAACCGACAAAACCTACACGTCCTCAAGCATACACTAGTTACTAAAATACTTTtcgacaaatttaaaaatgctaTTGGTGTAGAAGCTTTAACAGAAGACGACAAGGTGATAAAAATAATAGCGGAGAAGGAGGTAATAGTAACTGCTGGTGGATTCAACTCTCCAAAATTGCTTATGCTATCGGGAATAGGTCCTAAGGATCACTTGGAATCTTTGGGTATAAAAGTAATCTCTGACTTGCCAGTCGGACAAAATTTACAAGACCATACGGCTGCTTTGGTCGCATACAAGTTTAAGAAGGCAAGTGCTCCGCCACAGCCTCAAAATTACGGTACATTTCCCGCTATTTCTATGGCAGGATACGTAGCTTTGAATAAATCGCAACTGTATCCAGACTACCAATCTATTTGTTTTCACATTCCAAACGATTCATCTGCAGCAATGACCTTATGTTCTTTTAATTTTGCACTAGATTATAACACTTGTCAATCTATTTATGAAGCCGGTAAAGGCAGGGAGGTATTGTTTTGTGTACAAAATCTATTAAATCCTAGATCACGTGGTAAAATTGAGCTTGGGAGCACAGATCCTAAAGATCAGCCCATGATCTTCTTAAGAACGTACTCAGAAGAAGAAGATTTGGAAAAAACGGTGAAAGCTTTTGAAAAGTTGGACGAGATTAGAAGTTCAAAGTATTTTATGGCGGTTGCTGGCGAAATTATTGATCATAGGTTACCGCGGTGTAAAGGGATGGTATTTGGGACAAGGGAGTACTGGCGATGCCATGTGTTGAGCACCAGGATAACGATGTATCATTTCTCCGGTGCATGCGGGATGGGGCGAGGGCGGGTGGTGGACCCAAGACTGAGAGTGTACGGCGTGAAACGCCTGCGTGTCGCTGATAGCTCCACCATGCACAGCGTCCCCAGTGGTAATATTAACGCTCCTGTCATCATGATTGCCGAAAAAGCAGCGGACATGATCAAAGaagataattgtatataa